One region of Polynucleobacter sp. Adler-ghost genomic DNA includes:
- the ffh gene encoding signal recognition particle protein, whose product MLENLTDRLSRVVKTMRGQARLTEENTAEMLREIRLALLEADVALPVVKSLLEQIRFKALGEEVVGSLSPGQALVGVVQRELAQVMRGDATQNGELNLATQPPAVILMAGLQGAGKTTSVGKLAKFLQEKKKKKVLTVSCDVYRPAAIEQLETVSKQVGAEFFPSNINQKPSEIAAAALDWARRHYFDVLLVDTAGRLGIDEALMQEIKALHTNLKPIETLFVVDAMLGQDAVNTAKAFHEALPLTGVILTKLDGDSRGGAALSVRQVTGVPLKFIGVAEKMDGLEAFDAERMASRILGMGDILALVEQAQQNVDVAKAEKLASKISKGGFDLGDFRDQLAQMQQMGGMASLMDKLPSHMAQAASKTNMSAADKQTKRMRGIIDSMTPQERTKPELLKATRKRRIAAGAGVEVQEVNRLLAQFEQMQTMMKQFKGGKMARTMASMAAKGAAKGIGGLFKK is encoded by the coding sequence ATGCTAGAGAATCTCACCGATCGCCTATCTCGTGTTGTTAAAACAATGCGGGGCCAAGCTCGCCTGACCGAAGAGAACACTGCAGAAATGCTCCGGGAGATCCGCCTGGCCTTGCTGGAGGCGGACGTTGCCCTTCCAGTCGTTAAATCCTTACTCGAGCAAATTAGATTTAAAGCCCTTGGCGAGGAAGTGGTTGGAAGCCTCAGTCCAGGACAAGCGCTGGTTGGCGTTGTTCAGCGCGAACTGGCTCAGGTCATGCGAGGTGACGCTACCCAAAACGGTGAGCTGAATCTAGCAACCCAACCACCAGCAGTCATCCTCATGGCTGGCTTGCAGGGCGCAGGAAAAACCACATCAGTTGGTAAATTAGCCAAATTTCTGCAAGAAAAAAAGAAAAAGAAAGTACTCACCGTCTCTTGTGACGTCTATCGTCCTGCAGCTATCGAGCAACTAGAAACTGTCAGCAAACAAGTTGGCGCTGAATTTTTCCCAAGCAATATCAATCAAAAGCCGAGTGAAATCGCTGCTGCTGCTCTAGATTGGGCGCGCCGCCATTATTTTGATGTGCTGCTAGTAGATACAGCTGGTCGTCTCGGTATTGATGAAGCGCTTATGCAAGAAATCAAAGCCTTGCATACCAATCTCAAGCCGATTGAAACCCTGTTTGTGGTTGATGCCATGCTGGGTCAAGATGCCGTCAATACAGCTAAAGCTTTCCATGAGGCACTCCCACTTACGGGTGTGATCCTCACCAAGCTAGATGGTGATTCACGAGGTGGTGCAGCACTTTCAGTGCGTCAGGTTACCGGCGTGCCACTCAAGTTCATTGGTGTTGCCGAAAAAATGGACGGTCTCGAAGCATTTGATGCTGAGAGAATGGCAAGCCGTATTTTGGGCATGGGCGATATTCTTGCCCTAGTTGAGCAAGCCCAACAGAACGTGGATGTTGCCAAAGCAGAAAAGCTGGCGAGTAAGATTTCTAAAGGTGGATTTGATCTAGGTGACTTCAGAGATCAACTTGCACAGATGCAACAGATGGGTGGCATGGCTAGCTTGATGGATAAGCTACCAAGTCATATGGCACAAGCGGCTTCCAAAACGAATATGAGCGCTGCTGACAAACAGACCAAGCGTATGCGCGGCATTATCGATAGCATGACACCTCAAGAGCGCACAAAACCTGAATTGCTAAAAGCGACTCGCAAGCGTCGTATTGCAGCTGGTGCAGGCGTTGAGGTTCAAGAAGTCAACCGCCTATTAGCGCAGTTTGAGCAAATGCAAACCATGATGAAGCAGTTTAAGGGTGGCAAGATGGCCCGCACCATGGCCTCCATGGCAGCCAAAGGAGCCGCCAAGGGCATTGGCGGACTCTTTAAGAAGTAA
- the obgE gene encoding GTPase ObgE yields the protein MKFIDEARIEVIAGQGGAGSASMRREKFIEFGGPDGGDGGKGGSVWATADRNINTLIDYRYAKTHTAKNGEPGRGADCYGRAGDDIELRMPVGTIISDYETGEPIADLTTHGERLCLAQGGVGGWGNIHFKSSTNRAPRQKTNGKEGERRKLKLELKVLADVGLLGMPNAGKSTLITAVSNARPKIADYPFTTLHPNLGVVRVGAERSFVIADIPGLIEGAAEGAGLGHRFLRHLQRTGVLLHLVDIAPFDDNIDPVADAVAIVNELRKYDEALVEKPRWLVLNKVDMIPEEDRKKVVADFIKRFKWKGPVFEISALTGLGCDKLCYALQDYLDSIRKDRDDEDERASDPRYQEQVQPEDKSPD from the coding sequence ATGAAATTTATAGACGAAGCTCGTATTGAAGTCATAGCTGGCCAAGGTGGCGCCGGGAGTGCCTCCATGCGCCGGGAAAAGTTTATCGAATTCGGTGGTCCTGATGGTGGTGACGGTGGCAAAGGCGGAAGCGTTTGGGCTACTGCAGATCGCAACATCAACACCTTAATTGACTATCGCTACGCTAAAACGCACACCGCAAAAAATGGTGAGCCTGGTCGTGGCGCTGATTGCTATGGTCGCGCGGGCGACGACATTGAATTGCGTATGCCAGTTGGTACGATTATTTCTGATTATGAAACTGGTGAGCCAATTGCTGACTTAACTACCCACGGGGAGCGCCTTTGCTTAGCGCAAGGCGGTGTGGGTGGCTGGGGAAATATTCACTTTAAGAGTAGTACGAACCGTGCTCCTCGGCAGAAAACAAATGGTAAAGAAGGTGAGCGTCGTAAGCTCAAGCTGGAATTAAAGGTATTGGCTGATGTAGGTTTGTTAGGCATGCCTAATGCTGGTAAATCGACCCTGATTACTGCTGTATCCAATGCACGTCCAAAGATTGCGGACTATCCATTTACAACACTGCACCCGAATTTAGGGGTGGTGCGCGTAGGTGCTGAGCGTAGCTTTGTGATTGCAGATATTCCGGGATTGATTGAAGGTGCTGCTGAAGGTGCCGGTCTGGGGCATCGTTTCTTAAGGCACTTACAACGTACTGGTGTACTGTTGCATTTAGTAGATATTGCACCATTTGATGACAATATTGATCCAGTGGCAGATGCTGTTGCTATCGTGAATGAATTGCGTAAGTATGATGAAGCCCTGGTTGAAAAGCCACGTTGGTTGGTGCTTAACAAAGTCGATATGATTCCTGAAGAAGATCGTAAGAAGGTAGTTGCGGACTTTATTAAACGGTTTAAGTGGAAGGGTCCGGTATTTGAGATCTCTGCTTTGACAGGCCTCGGTTGCGATAAGCTGTGCTATGCATTGCAGGATTATTTAGACTCTATTCGTAAGGATAGGGATGATGAAGATGAGCGTGCTTCTGATCCGCGTTACCAAGAGCAAGTTCAGCCAGAAGATAAAAGCCCAGATTAA
- a CDS encoding polyprenyl synthetase family protein: protein MTSTVKTNELSQILAPIALDFKALDEVIRLRLASKVALIDQISTYIIQAGGKRVRPALLLLVSKALANNKTSPHALELAAVVEFIHTATLLHDDVVDESTLRRGRETANAAFGNAASVLVGDFLYSRAFQMMVGPNDLRVMEILSDATNTIAEGEVLQLLNMNDPEVDEESYLRVIRYKTAKLFEASTELGAILAGADAKQREQSAAFGRHIGTAFQLMDDLLDYTADASQMGKNAGDDLREGKPTLPLIYLLENGSTEERLLVRAAIEQNQDLPDDVFQQILSAVQNSGALDYTQAAAKREVDLALECLKEFPQNAATTALHALSRYSLSRQT from the coding sequence ATGACGAGCACTGTCAAAACCAACGAATTAAGCCAAATTTTGGCCCCAATTGCCTTAGATTTCAAGGCCTTAGATGAGGTTATTCGCCTGCGATTGGCCTCAAAAGTTGCCTTAATTGATCAAATCTCGACTTACATCATTCAAGCGGGTGGAAAACGGGTTAGGCCCGCTCTTTTGCTCTTAGTCAGTAAGGCTTTAGCCAATAACAAAACAAGTCCACATGCACTAGAGCTGGCAGCAGTAGTGGAATTTATCCACACAGCCACCCTACTGCATGATGATGTTGTCGATGAATCCACCCTCAGAAGAGGTCGAGAAACCGCCAATGCTGCTTTTGGCAATGCAGCAAGCGTGCTGGTAGGCGATTTTCTGTATTCGAGAGCCTTTCAGATGATGGTGGGGCCCAACGATCTCCGGGTCATGGAAATCCTCTCCGATGCCACCAATACGATAGCTGAAGGGGAGGTTTTGCAGCTACTCAATATGAACGATCCTGAGGTGGATGAAGAGAGCTATTTACGGGTGATTCGCTATAAAACCGCTAAGTTATTTGAAGCATCCACCGAGCTTGGAGCAATCTTGGCTGGCGCTGACGCCAAGCAAAGAGAGCAATCTGCTGCTTTTGGTCGCCATATTGGTACTGCCTTCCAATTAATGGATGACCTGCTGGATTACACCGCCGATGCTTCCCAAATGGGAAAAAATGCTGGTGATGATTTAAGAGAAGGTAAGCCCACCCTACCACTCATTTATCTTCTAGAAAATGGCAGCACCGAAGAACGCTTACTGGTTCGCGCGGCAATTGAACAAAATCAAGATTTGCCGGATGATGTCTTCCAACAGATTCTGAGTGCGGTTCAAAATTCTGGTGCATTGGATTACACCCAAGCTGCCGCTAAGCGAGAGGTTGATCTCGCACTTGAATGCCTTAAAGAATTTCCTCAAAATGCGGCGACAACAGCGCTACATGCCCTGAGCAGATACTCGCTATCTAGACAGACTTAA
- a CDS encoding inner membrane protein YpjD, whose amino-acid sequence MDILGYSSLNWLPSALYLLLLVFLGSRPKGKIESPAFTGLVQALILLILLVHGIELHDSVFTPQGFVFGFAQDLSLIAWVGLAFYWFQSWFLPISSLRWLVLCFALFCSVLPVMFSGTLISPKAVSDPWFKGHFIVATISVGLLSLAALHAMLMSIQDRALHRQLAVTPNSRISHWLEDLPPLMAMESLLFNLLYVGVALLSLTVFSGLLFSQTLFGKPLVFDHKTIFALISWFLFSGLLIARWRVGLRGRVAVRWVLSAYTALLLAYVGSRFVLEVILQRA is encoded by the coding sequence ATGGATATTTTAGGTTACTCAAGCTTGAATTGGCTCCCTTCGGCGCTTTATTTGCTTCTTTTGGTCTTTTTGGGTTCACGGCCCAAGGGAAAGATTGAATCCCCGGCTTTTACAGGCCTAGTTCAGGCATTGATTCTATTGATTTTGCTGGTGCATGGAATTGAGCTACACGACTCGGTTTTTACACCCCAAGGATTTGTATTTGGTTTTGCTCAGGATCTTTCTCTGATTGCTTGGGTGGGTCTCGCGTTTTACTGGTTTCAGTCATGGTTCCTGCCGATTTCCAGTTTACGTTGGCTTGTCTTATGTTTTGCTCTGTTTTGCTCTGTATTGCCAGTGATGTTTTCCGGTACCTTGATTTCGCCAAAGGCGGTATCCGATCCTTGGTTTAAGGGGCATTTTATTGTTGCCACTATTTCAGTTGGATTATTGAGTTTGGCAGCATTGCATGCCATGTTGATGAGTATTCAAGATCGAGCATTACACCGTCAGTTAGCCGTCACCCCTAATAGCCGCATCTCCCATTGGTTGGAAGATTTGCCACCACTGATGGCAATGGAAAGCCTTCTCTTTAACTTGCTCTACGTGGGTGTTGCACTCCTGAGCTTGACAGTCTTTTCTGGACTCCTCTTTTCGCAAACATTATTTGGTAAACCACTTGTTTTTGATCACAAGACCATCTTTGCTTTGATTTCCTGGTTCTTATTTTCTGGTCTTCTAATAGCCCGTTGGCGTGTTGGTTTACGTGGGCGCGTAGCTGTTCGTTGGGTCTTGAGTGCTTATACCGCCTTGCTTCTGGCCTATGTTGGCAGTCGATTTGTTTTGGAAGTGATTCTTCAGAGAGCATGA
- a CDS encoding CNP1-like family protein, protein MMKLSICNLRLSIPGLAISLAIAGCAGDPLESGVDPFAPMVFKEGATAMPLNPPNQATIQPFYVSQQTVFKFAVDTNSILIGNDGITRYIVTLTSPNGNSQVQYEGIRCDSFQWRLYGTFESGVWKENPLSTWRTIQSNVPNRYQAALAQGAFCNFASQEKNIKTIINALNPNGFTGQTKPTNSYGVFN, encoded by the coding sequence ATGATGAAACTCTCCATTTGCAATCTTCGACTTTCAATCCCTGGCTTAGCTATCAGCTTAGCTATAGCAGGATGTGCGGGAGATCCATTAGAAAGTGGTGTTGATCCATTTGCTCCGATGGTTTTTAAAGAGGGTGCAACAGCGATGCCACTAAACCCGCCTAATCAAGCAACTATTCAGCCTTTTTATGTATCACAACAAACCGTTTTTAAGTTTGCGGTCGATACCAACTCTATTTTGATTGGTAACGATGGCATCACCAGATACATCGTGACTCTGACCAGCCCTAATGGCAATAGCCAAGTTCAATATGAAGGCATTCGCTGTGACTCGTTCCAATGGCGCCTTTATGGCACATTTGAAAGCGGAGTATGGAAAGAAAATCCTTTATCTACTTGGCGCACCATCCAGAGCAATGTACCAAATCGATATCAAGCAGCATTAGCTCAGGGCGCTTTTTGTAACTTTGCGTCTCAAGAAAAAAATATCAAGACTATTATTAACGCCCTCAATCCTAATGGATTTACAGGGCAGACCAAACCCACTAATTCATATGGCGTGTTCAATTAA
- a CDS encoding 2-dehydropantoate 2-reductase, protein MKICVIGGGGAIGGYLAVMLARAGNEVTVVARGATLAAIKERGLALIMDDQPEPLVAQVKAVEKIRDVETPDVVILAVKAHQVEPVIEDLAAIMGPETILIPMQNGIPWWYFQKLGGDYQDHSVETVDAGGLAKNAINPNNIIGCVVYPATFTQAPGVIRHVEGNRFPLGELDGKQTERIQKISEMMTTAGFKSPILEDIRSEIWLKLWGNMTFNPISSLTHGTLEGICQYPLTKELARNMMAEAQTIAEKLGVTFRVDIERRIAGAEKVGKHKTSMLQDLEAGRSLEIDALLGSVIELGQITKIPTPCLNTVFALTKYLDENVQASKGSLALPSVSGY, encoded by the coding sequence ATGAAAATCTGTGTGATCGGTGGAGGGGGTGCGATTGGCGGCTATCTTGCTGTCATGTTGGCGCGGGCCGGTAATGAAGTTACGGTAGTTGCGCGTGGCGCCACCTTGGCGGCAATCAAAGAGCGTGGGCTTGCATTAATTATGGATGACCAACCTGAGCCTTTAGTAGCGCAGGTAAAAGCAGTTGAAAAAATCCGGGATGTAGAAACACCTGACGTAGTGATCTTGGCGGTAAAAGCCCATCAGGTTGAGCCAGTCATTGAAGATCTTGCCGCAATCATGGGCCCGGAAACCATTTTAATTCCAATGCAAAACGGAATTCCTTGGTGGTACTTCCAGAAATTAGGCGGCGATTATCAGGATCATTCTGTTGAAACGGTTGATGCGGGCGGCCTTGCTAAAAATGCAATCAATCCCAATAATATTATTGGTTGCGTAGTGTATCCAGCAACCTTTACACAAGCTCCTGGCGTGATTCGTCACGTTGAAGGTAACCGTTTCCCATTGGGCGAGTTGGACGGTAAGCAAACTGAGCGTATTCAGAAGATATCTGAAATGATGACAACTGCTGGATTTAAGTCACCCATCTTAGAAGATATTCGCTCTGAGATTTGGTTGAAATTATGGGGCAATATGACTTTCAATCCGATTAGTTCTCTAACGCATGGAACATTGGAGGGCATTTGCCAATATCCGCTCACTAAAGAACTGGCTCGCAATATGATGGCTGAAGCACAAACCATTGCCGAGAAGTTGGGTGTCACTTTCCGCGTGGATATTGAACGTCGTATTGCTGGCGCAGAAAAAGTTGGCAAACACAAGACCTCGATGTTGCAGGATTTGGAAGCCGGCCGTAGCTTGGAAATTGATGCCTTATTAGGCTCTGTAATTGAGCTTGGCCAGATTACTAAAATACCAACACCATGCCTCAATACGGTCTTTGCTTTAACAAAGTACCTTGATGAAAATGTTCAAGCCTCTAAAGGTAGCTTGGCATTGCCATCTGTTTCTGGCTATTAA
- the rpmA gene encoding 50S ribosomal protein L27, with translation MAQKKGGGSTRNGRDSESKRLGVKVFGGEQINAGSIIIRQRGTRVHPGMNVGIGKDHTLFALVDGQVEFGVKGALKKAQVSVLPRS, from the coding sequence ATGGCACAGAAAAAAGGCGGCGGCTCGACACGAAATGGCCGCGACTCAGAATCGAAACGTTTAGGCGTTAAAGTTTTTGGCGGCGAGCAAATCAATGCTGGCAGTATCATCATTCGTCAACGTGGTACACGAGTTCATCCGGGCATGAACGTTGGTATTGGTAAGGACCACACTTTGTTTGCCTTGGTTGACGGACAAGTGGAATTTGGCGTTAAGGGTGCTTTGAAGAAGGCCCAGGTTTCAGTTCTCCCGCGTTCATAA
- the rplU gene encoding 50S ribosomal protein L21, which translates to MYAVIKTGGKQYKVAAGEKLKIEQIPAEIGSEITLDQVLAVGEGASLKLGDPLVNGAAVMATVVSQGRHDKVTIFKMRRRKHYQKHQGHRQNYTEILINTIKA; encoded by the coding sequence ATGTACGCGGTCATAAAAACCGGTGGCAAACAGTATAAAGTTGCTGCAGGCGAAAAATTGAAAATAGAACAGATACCAGCGGAAATCGGCAGCGAAATCACTCTTGACCAAGTCTTAGCCGTAGGCGAAGGCGCTTCACTCAAATTGGGTGATCCATTGGTTAATGGTGCAGCTGTGATGGCCACTGTCGTCTCCCAGGGACGTCACGATAAAGTGACAATCTTTAAGATGCGCCGTCGCAAGCATTACCAAAAGCACCAAGGCCATCGTCAGAATTACACAGAAATTCTGATTAACACGATTAAAGCCTAA
- a CDS encoding reductase yields the protein MVKHSELLFAPEFDQPVRYIERTRNYYLGLGYETPYVWAHYTNVPFTPLQKPLSQSTLGLVTTAVPFDASKGPQGPGAPYNAAAKFYDPYVCSIDENVDLRIAHVGVDRLNANMQDSNCWFPMSAAKRAVAKRRIQSLSQHFYGLPTNRSQRHTLEIDAPLILSKMRADHVDVAVLIPNCPICHQSQSLLARYLEEAGIPTVIMGAAKDIVEYCGVPRLLFSDFPLGNAAALPDHEQSQDSNFELALRLLESAPSARTTVQSPLVWDSDPSWKLDYSNLERLSTEEIEHLRDEAEKARITARDIRMKSVGA from the coding sequence ATGGTTAAGCATTCTGAATTACTATTTGCGCCTGAATTCGATCAGCCAGTTCGCTATATTGAGCGTACCCGTAATTACTATCTTGGCTTGGGGTATGAAACGCCGTATGTTTGGGCTCATTACACTAATGTGCCTTTTACTCCGTTGCAAAAACCTCTTAGTCAATCAACCCTCGGTTTAGTGACTACTGCCGTACCCTTTGATGCCAGTAAGGGCCCACAAGGACCTGGTGCGCCTTATAACGCTGCCGCTAAGTTTTATGACCCCTATGTATGCTCGATTGATGAGAATGTGGATCTACGTATTGCCCATGTGGGTGTTGATAGGCTCAATGCCAATATGCAGGACAGTAACTGTTGGTTTCCAATGAGTGCGGCGAAACGGGCTGTTGCAAAGAGGCGTATCCAATCTCTATCTCAGCATTTTTACGGCCTGCCAACCAATCGCAGCCAACGCCATACTCTGGAAATTGATGCGCCCTTGATTCTGAGCAAGATGCGCGCAGATCACGTGGATGTTGCTGTATTAATTCCAAATTGCCCGATTTGTCACCAAAGTCAAAGTTTATTAGCGCGTTATTTAGAGGAAGCTGGTATCCCCACGGTCATTATGGGCGCAGCGAAAGATATTGTGGAATATTGCGGTGTGCCACGCTTGCTCTTTAGCGACTTTCCGCTGGGTAATGCTGCAGCACTCCCTGATCATGAGCAATCGCAAGACTCTAATTTTGAATTGGCTCTGCGTTTGCTGGAAAGCGCTCCAAGCGCACGTACAACGGTGCAGTCACCTTTGGTCTGGGATTCTGACCCCTCTTGGAAATTAGACTATTCCAATCTAGAGCGTCTGAGTACTGAGGAAATTGAGCATTTGCGTGATGAAGCTGAAAAGGCACGTATTACAGCGCGTGATATCAGAATGAAAAGCGTTGGCGCTTAA
- a CDS encoding RNA pyrophosphohydrolase, with translation MLDREGYRPNVGIVILNSHNEVFWGKRVGQHSWQFPQGGIQHGESPEQAMYRELHEEVGLLPEHVQIIGRTRDWLRYDVPEEFLRRQQTSKNHRASYRGQKQIWFLLRLVGLDSDIHLRASEHPEFDAWRWVPFWIQLDSVIDFKREVYQLALSELARYLSRGMRMQQLAWGSPLDLFQSLYGGEEDEPTEIKPTDKP, from the coding sequence ATGCTTGACCGTGAAGGGTATCGACCCAATGTCGGCATAGTCATCCTCAACAGCCATAACGAGGTTTTCTGGGGAAAACGCGTTGGGCAGCATTCGTGGCAGTTCCCGCAGGGTGGCATTCAACATGGAGAAAGCCCGGAGCAGGCCATGTACCGCGAATTGCATGAGGAAGTTGGCTTGCTGCCAGAACATGTCCAAATTATTGGACGAACCAGGGACTGGCTTCGTTATGACGTCCCGGAGGAGTTCTTACGCCGCCAGCAAACCTCAAAAAATCATCGTGCAAGCTATCGCGGCCAAAAGCAAATCTGGTTTTTACTGCGTTTAGTGGGCTTAGACAGCGATATTCACTTACGCGCTTCGGAGCACCCTGAATTCGATGCTTGGCGCTGGGTTCCTTTTTGGATCCAGCTCGACTCAGTCATTGATTTCAAACGCGAAGTCTATCAATTAGCCCTTTCTGAGCTTGCGCGCTACTTATCCCGTGGCATGCGTATGCAACAACTTGCCTGGGGATCCCCGCTCGATTTGTTTCAATCCCTTTACGGGGGCGAGGAAGACGAGCCTACAGAAATAAAACCTACCGATAAGCCATGA
- a CDS encoding fumarylacetoacetate hydrolase family protein, translated as MAQWLRFQHQGKTGLGQVQGDQVAVYTGDLFNHPQATGETLKLSDVTIDTPCIPSKMVAMVDNFHALVTKLEHAVPVEPLYFLKGNNSFLAANQLIRTPKSYSGKVVYEGELGIVIGKACHEADEAQAANAIFGYTCINDVTAIEILNRDPGYAQWTRSKSFNTFGVFGPYITTDIDPSKLTIKTILNDQERQNYPVADMIFAPAKLVSLISQDVPLQAGDIIACGTSIGVGSMKPGSNVSIIIEGVGRLDNRFE; from the coding sequence ATGGCTCAATGGCTCAGGTTTCAACATCAAGGCAAGACTGGCTTAGGACAAGTACAGGGTGATCAGGTCGCTGTGTACACCGGTGATCTATTTAATCATCCGCAAGCTACTGGCGAAACATTAAAGCTATCTGATGTCACTATCGATACCCCATGTATCCCATCCAAGATGGTTGCTATGGTGGACAACTTTCATGCACTAGTTACCAAGCTTGAGCATGCGGTGCCAGTAGAGCCTTTGTATTTTCTGAAAGGCAATAATTCTTTCTTGGCAGCCAATCAACTCATTCGTACTCCCAAGTCCTACTCTGGAAAAGTAGTTTATGAGGGTGAACTTGGTATTGTTATCGGCAAAGCCTGTCATGAAGCAGATGAGGCCCAAGCAGCCAATGCTATTTTTGGTTACACCTGCATTAATGATGTCACTGCAATCGAGATTTTGAATCGCGATCCCGGCTACGCGCAGTGGACTCGCTCTAAGAGCTTCAATACCTTTGGTGTCTTTGGTCCATATATCACTACTGATATAGATCCAAGCAAGTTAACAATTAAAACCATCTTGAATGACCAAGAGCGCCAGAACTACCCCGTTGCAGACATGATTTTTGCACCCGCAAAATTGGTCAGCTTGATTTCTCAAGATGTCCCACTGCAGGCTGGCGACATCATCGCCTGTGGTACCTCTATTGGTGTTGGCTCGATGAAACCCGGAAGCAATGTCAGCATCATTATTGAGGGTGTTGGACGCCTAGATAATCGCTTCGAGTAA
- a CDS encoding proline--tRNA ligase, which yields MKASQSFLATLKEAPSDAEVVSHKLMVRAGLIRKLSAGIYNYLPLGLKSIRKVENIIREEMNRAGAIELLMPMIQPAELWQETGRWEKMGPELLRIKDRHDRDFLIQPTSEEVVTDLARNEIKSYKQLPVNFYQIQTKFRDERRPRFGIMRGREFSMKDAYSFDRDAEGLKKSYQIMFDAYTRIFKRMGLKFRAVTADNGAIGGSGSQEFHVIADTGEDAIVYCPNSDYAANLEAAESVSLIDTRVAAAHALTKVATPNQTNCAEVAQFLKLPLEQTVKSLLFAADQEEGPAKLFMVLVRGDHELNEIKASKIPGMAESRFASEAEIKQACNAPAGYLGPVGVAADVTVVADRTVANMSDFVCGANDVGHHLTGVNWGRDLPEPLVMDLRNAVAGDPSPDGKGVVDICRGIEVGHVFQLGTRYSEAMGCTYLDQQGKAQPMVMGCYGIGVTRLLGAAIEQGNDERGIIWPISMAPFEVVICPMGYDKSEAVKAAADQLHDELIAAGVDVVLDDRGERPGAMFADWELIGIPFRVVIGDRGLADAQVELKGRTNAESANIPLAEIKAKVIAEVDAARKLVS from the coding sequence ATGAAAGCTTCACAATCATTTCTCGCCACGCTAAAAGAAGCCCCTTCAGACGCTGAGGTGGTATCGCACAAACTCATGGTGCGCGCCGGTTTAATTCGTAAGCTCAGTGCAGGCATTTATAACTATTTGCCCTTGGGTTTGAAGTCCATACGCAAGGTTGAAAATATTATTCGCGAAGAAATGAATCGCGCTGGTGCCATTGAGTTACTCATGCCAATGATTCAACCTGCAGAGTTATGGCAAGAGACCGGTCGCTGGGAAAAGATGGGGCCAGAATTGCTCCGCATCAAAGATCGCCATGATCGCGATTTTTTAATTCAGCCAACCTCTGAAGAGGTGGTAACAGATTTAGCGCGCAACGAAATTAAGAGTTACAAACAGCTCCCAGTGAATTTTTATCAAATTCAGACCAAGTTCCGAGATGAGCGCCGCCCACGTTTTGGAATTATGCGTGGACGCGAGTTCAGTATGAAAGATGCTTATTCCTTTGATCGTGATGCTGAGGGCTTGAAGAAATCCTATCAAATCATGTTTGATGCATACACTCGTATTTTCAAACGCATGGGTTTGAAGTTCCGTGCAGTCACGGCGGATAACGGCGCTATTGGTGGTTCTGGTAGTCAAGAGTTCCATGTGATTGCCGATACCGGTGAAGACGCCATTGTGTATTGTCCGAATTCGGACTACGCCGCTAATCTTGAGGCTGCTGAGTCGGTCTCATTGATTGATACGCGTGTTGCTGCAGCTCATGCTCTGACTAAAGTTGCGACACCAAATCAAACAAACTGTGCAGAGGTAGCCCAATTTTTAAAGTTGCCACTTGAGCAAACTGTGAAGTCCTTACTGTTTGCTGCCGATCAAGAAGAAGGTCCAGCAAAATTATTTATGGTGCTAGTGCGCGGTGACCATGAGCTTAATGAAATCAAGGCGAGCAAGATTCCTGGTATGGCTGAATCACGTTTTGCTAGTGAAGCTGAGATCAAGCAAGCCTGTAATGCGCCAGCAGGATATTTGGGTCCGGTTGGAGTTGCTGCTGATGTAACCGTAGTCGCAGATCGTACCGTAGCTAATATGTCTGATTTTGTTTGCGGTGCTAATGATGTGGGGCATCATTTGACCGGTGTGAACTGGGGCCGTGATTTACCAGAGCCTTTGGTGATGGATTTGCGTAATGCTGTAGCGGGAGATCCTTCCCCTGATGGTAAGGGGGTTGTCGATATTTGCCGCGGCATTGAAGTGGGCCATGTATTCCAATTGGGTACGCGTTACTCTGAAGCGATGGGTTGCACCTACTTAGATCAGCAAGGCAAAGCGCAGCCAATGGTGATGGGTTGTTATGGCATTGGTGTAACTCGCTTATTAGGCGCTGCAATTGAGCAGGGCAATGATGAGCGTGGAATCATTTGGCCGATTTCGATGGCACCATTTGAAGTGGTGATTTGTCCAATGGGTTACGATAAATCAGAGGCTGTGAAAGCTGCTGCCGATCAATTACATGATGAATTAATTGCTGCCGGGGTAGATGTAGTACTCGATGATCGCGGCGAGAGGCCCGGTGCGATGTTTGCTGATTGGGAGTTAATCGGCATTCCGTTCCGAGTTGTGATTGGTGATCGCGGCCTTGCAGATGCTCAAGTGGAATTGAAGGGTCGCACTAATGCTGAATCAGCAAATATCCCACTAGCAGAAATTAAAGCAAAAGTGATTGCTGAAGTTGATGCAGCCAGAAAACTCGTTTCTTAA